One Numida meleagris isolate 19003 breed g44 Domestic line chromosome 6, NumMel1.0, whole genome shotgun sequence genomic region harbors:
- the MIA2 gene encoding cTAGE family member 5 isoform X5, whose protein sequence is METAEAVASLPEDMRPGPDLYGFPWELVIGASIAGAFIIFLFLYRSYQSVRSRLYAGREKQLANKIAELVEEKCKILEKLSLSKKELEDLELSLKGDNVMKESTDASLFEETHEKLNKSNLELNQEIENLEKELEEERSKQSENDKLVAEIQERLESLEKEAKSIQSQVAEAKSTLKVYQINTERLKTCLQDAVDENRQLQESEKQLLQEAEGWGERFSELNEQTKMFESSKADIEEVLKDKESQVKSLTQYLLKMKDWSSAIRDDDDTEDNHWDTDLKGETENGEHLDDQQKRTIKKLIYAAKLNACLKTMETERDQMYSKLSDESKAKGELTERIENLQSEQVSLQSENERLESEVQKLQQKLKVMTELYQENEMKLHRKLTVEERERLQKEEKLSKVDEKISHAAEELNSYRQRAKDLEEELERTIRSYQNQITSHEKKAHDNWLTARAAERQLNDIRKENAHNRQKLTEAEFKLDLLEKDPYALDVPVRPFREHSPYGPSPMGRPSSETRAFLSPPTLLEGPLRLSPMLPGAGGGRGSRGPGSTVMYEASNERGDMSSDRLTDPHRPPSDTGSLSPPWDRERRIILPPSGEPYTDSVLPPRRQERLFPNPPNTGRLSGPAELRTYNMQSFDKTDGQTSSENSPLTEPSGNEMKDHSNLSNSLPDQLLASDSEGASSGFAPPPFPPVRPPMMPMDPRGPFMRRPPFPPPPPAGMYGPRECFPVRDLGLPRPPLPMRNPFPMRSFPHYPPQRPEFLPPSLPPENRIESPQSNTSATEQPEPQQET, encoded by the exons ATGGAAACGGCGGAG gctgTGGCATCGCTGCCCGAAGATATGAGACCTGGCCCTGATCTCTATGGTTTCCCTTGGGAACTAGTGATTGGTGCCAGCATTGCTGGAGCCTTTATAATTTTCCTGTTCCTGTATAGAAGTTATCAGTCA gTTAGAAGTCGACTTTATGCAG gaagggaaaaacagcttGCCAATAAAATTGCTGAACTAGttgaagagaaatgcaaaattcttGAGAAACTCAGCCTTAGCAAAAAAGAG ttggaagaTTTAGAATTGTCTCTAAAGGGTGACAACGTTATGAAAGAATCAACGGATGCATCTCTttttgag GAAAcacatgaaaaactgaacaaatcAAACTTGGAACTCAACCAAGAAATAGAGAATCTGGAAAAggaactggaagaagaaagatcCAAGCAGTCAGAAAATGATAAATTG gtGGCTGAAATTCAGGAGAGACTGGAATCTttagagaaagaagcaaaatctATCCAATCACAAGTTGCGGAG GCCAAGTCCACCCTAAAAGTGTATCAGATTAATACAGAGAGACTCAAGACATGTCTTCAAGATGCAGTAGATGAAAACCGCCAGCTTCAGGAGAGTGAGAAACAG CTTTTACAAGAAGCTGAAGGATGGGGTGAACGATTTAGTGAACTAAATGAACAAACTAAGATGTTTGAATCGTCTAAAGCAGATATAGAAGAAGTATTGAAGGATAAAGAGAGTCAAGTCAAG TCACTGACACAGTACTTGCTGAAGATGAAAGACTGGAGTTCAGCAATCAGAGATGATGATGACACTGAAGATAACCACTGGGACACTGATTTAAAGggtgaaacagaaaatggagaacATTTAG ATGATCAGCAAAAACGAACCATAAAGAAATTGATCTATGCTGCAAAG TTAAATGCTTGTTTAAAGACcatggaaacagaaagagatCAAATGTACTCAAAATTGTCTGATGAAAGTAAAGCTAAAGGAGAACTTACAG AGCGTATAGAAAACCTCCAAAGTGAACAAGTTTCCTTACAATCTGAAAATGAACGTTTGGAAAGTGAAGTTCAAAAGCTTCAGCAGAAACTTAAAGTTATGACTGAGCTTtatcaagaaaatgaaatgaaactacACAG aaaactgaCAGTAGAAGAGAGAGAACGcctacaaaaagaagaaaagctttctaaAGTAGATGAGAAAATTAGTCATGCTGCCGAAGAACTAAACAGCTACAG ACAGCGAGCAAAAGATCTGGAAGAAGAGCTAGAACGAACCATTCGCTCTTATCAGAATCAG ATTACTTCACATGAGAAGAAAGCTCATGATAATTGG CTGACAGCTCGAGCAGCTGAAAGACAACTCAATgatataagaaaagaaaacgCACATAACAGGCAAAA aTTAACTGAAGCAGAATTTAAACTTGACCTTTTAGAAAAAGATCCTTACGCTCTTGATGTTCCAGTTAGACCATTTAGAG AGCATTCCCCATATGGACCCTCACCAATGGGCCGGCCTTCATCTGAAACaagagcttttctttcccctccaaCTTTATTGGAGGGTCCTTTAAGGCTTTCACCTATGCTTCCaggtgcaggaggaggaagag GATCCAGAGGGCCAGGATCTACTGTCATGTATGAAGCCAGTAACGAACGAGGAGACATGAGTTCTGATAGATTAACTGATCCCCACAGACCTCCCTCAGATACTGGGTCCCTGTCTCCTCCTTGGGACAGAGAACGCAGAATAATTCTGCCACCATCAG GTGAGCCTTATACTGATTCAGTTCTTCCTCCTCGAAGACAAGAAAGACTTTTCCCTAATCCtccaaatactggaaggctttCCGGACCAGCTGAGCTGCGGACTTACAATATGCAGTCTTTTGACAAGACAG ATGGGCaaacatcttcagaaaataGCCCACTAACAGAACCAAGCGGAAATGAGATGAAAGATCATTCTAATCTTAGC AACTCGCTCCCTGATCAGCTGCTGGCATCAGACAGTGAAGGAGCCAGCTCAGGGTTTGCTCCTCCACCTTTCCCGCCAGTCAGACCTCCAATGATGCCTATGGATCCCCGAGGACCCTTCATGAGACGAccccctttccctccccctccccctgctgGCATGTATGGACCACGTGAATGTTTTCCAGTACGAGACTTGGGGCTTCCACGCCCTCCGCTGCCAA TGAGAAATCCATTTCCCATGAGATCTTTTCCTCACTATCCACCTCAGCGACCTGAATTCTTGCCTCCATCCCTACctcctgaaaacagaattgaGTCACCTCAGTCAAATACGTCGGCCACAGAACAACCAGAACCACAGCAAGAGACTTGA
- the MIA2 gene encoding cTAGE family member 5 isoform X3, translating to MAAGGRGDAPGATTAGLWLGLRDAAQRCCRWAAETAREAVASLPEDMRPGPDLYGFPWELVIGASIAGAFIIFLFLYRSYQSVRSRLYAGREKQLANKIAELVEEKCKILEKLSLSKKELEDLELSLKGDNVMKESTDASLFEETHEKLNKSNLELNQEIENLEKELEEERSKQSENDKLVAEIQERLESLEKEAKSIQSQVAEAKSTLKVYQINTERLKTCLQDAVDENRQLQESEKQLLQEAEGWGERFSELNEQTKMFESSKADIEEVLKDKESQVKSLTQYLLKMKDWSSAIRDDDDTEDNHWDTDLKGETENGEHLDDQQKRTIKKLIYAAKLNACLKTMETERDQMYSKLSDESKAKGELTERIENLQSEQVSLQSENERLESEVQKLQQKLKVMTELYQENEMKLHRKLTVEERERLQKEEKLSKVDEKISHAAEELNSYRQRAKDLEEELERTIRSYQNQITSHEKKAHDNWLTARAAERQLNDIRKENAHNRQKLTEAEFKLDLLEKDPYALDVPVRPFREHSPYGPSPMGRPSSETRAFLSPPTLLEGPLRLSPMLPGAGGGRGSRGPGSTVMYEASNERGDMSSDRLTDPHRPPSDTGSLSPPWDRERRIILPPSGEPYTDSVLPPRRQERLFPNPPNTGRLSGPAELRTYNMQSFDKTDGQTSSENSPLTEPSGNEMKDHSNLSNSLPDQLLASDSEGASSGFAPPPFPPVRPPMMPMDPRGPFMRRPPFPPPPPAGMYGPRECFPVRDLGLPRPPLPMRNPFPMRSFPHYPPQRPEFLPPSLPPENRIESPQSNTSATEQPEPQQET from the exons ATGGCTGCCGGCGGCCGCGGGGATGCGCCGGGCGCTACCACCGCCGGCCTCTGGCTGGGGCTGCGGGACGCGGCGCAGCGTTGCTGCCGGTGGGCCGCCGAGACGGCCCGCGAG gctgTGGCATCGCTGCCCGAAGATATGAGACCTGGCCCTGATCTCTATGGTTTCCCTTGGGAACTAGTGATTGGTGCCAGCATTGCTGGAGCCTTTATAATTTTCCTGTTCCTGTATAGAAGTTATCAGTCA gTTAGAAGTCGACTTTATGCAG gaagggaaaaacagcttGCCAATAAAATTGCTGAACTAGttgaagagaaatgcaaaattcttGAGAAACTCAGCCTTAGCAAAAAAGAG ttggaagaTTTAGAATTGTCTCTAAAGGGTGACAACGTTATGAAAGAATCAACGGATGCATCTCTttttgag GAAAcacatgaaaaactgaacaaatcAAACTTGGAACTCAACCAAGAAATAGAGAATCTGGAAAAggaactggaagaagaaagatcCAAGCAGTCAGAAAATGATAAATTG gtGGCTGAAATTCAGGAGAGACTGGAATCTttagagaaagaagcaaaatctATCCAATCACAAGTTGCGGAG GCCAAGTCCACCCTAAAAGTGTATCAGATTAATACAGAGAGACTCAAGACATGTCTTCAAGATGCAGTAGATGAAAACCGCCAGCTTCAGGAGAGTGAGAAACAG CTTTTACAAGAAGCTGAAGGATGGGGTGAACGATTTAGTGAACTAAATGAACAAACTAAGATGTTTGAATCGTCTAAAGCAGATATAGAAGAAGTATTGAAGGATAAAGAGAGTCAAGTCAAG TCACTGACACAGTACTTGCTGAAGATGAAAGACTGGAGTTCAGCAATCAGAGATGATGATGACACTGAAGATAACCACTGGGACACTGATTTAAAGggtgaaacagaaaatggagaacATTTAG ATGATCAGCAAAAACGAACCATAAAGAAATTGATCTATGCTGCAAAG TTAAATGCTTGTTTAAAGACcatggaaacagaaagagatCAAATGTACTCAAAATTGTCTGATGAAAGTAAAGCTAAAGGAGAACTTACAG AGCGTATAGAAAACCTCCAAAGTGAACAAGTTTCCTTACAATCTGAAAATGAACGTTTGGAAAGTGAAGTTCAAAAGCTTCAGCAGAAACTTAAAGTTATGACTGAGCTTtatcaagaaaatgaaatgaaactacACAG aaaactgaCAGTAGAAGAGAGAGAACGcctacaaaaagaagaaaagctttctaaAGTAGATGAGAAAATTAGTCATGCTGCCGAAGAACTAAACAGCTACAG ACAGCGAGCAAAAGATCTGGAAGAAGAGCTAGAACGAACCATTCGCTCTTATCAGAATCAG ATTACTTCACATGAGAAGAAAGCTCATGATAATTGG CTGACAGCTCGAGCAGCTGAAAGACAACTCAATgatataagaaaagaaaacgCACATAACAGGCAAAA aTTAACTGAAGCAGAATTTAAACTTGACCTTTTAGAAAAAGATCCTTACGCTCTTGATGTTCCAGTTAGACCATTTAGAG AGCATTCCCCATATGGACCCTCACCAATGGGCCGGCCTTCATCTGAAACaagagcttttctttcccctccaaCTTTATTGGAGGGTCCTTTAAGGCTTTCACCTATGCTTCCaggtgcaggaggaggaagag GATCCAGAGGGCCAGGATCTACTGTCATGTATGAAGCCAGTAACGAACGAGGAGACATGAGTTCTGATAGATTAACTGATCCCCACAGACCTCCCTCAGATACTGGGTCCCTGTCTCCTCCTTGGGACAGAGAACGCAGAATAATTCTGCCACCATCAG GTGAGCCTTATACTGATTCAGTTCTTCCTCCTCGAAGACAAGAAAGACTTTTCCCTAATCCtccaaatactggaaggctttCCGGACCAGCTGAGCTGCGGACTTACAATATGCAGTCTTTTGACAAGACAG ATGGGCaaacatcttcagaaaataGCCCACTAACAGAACCAAGCGGAAATGAGATGAAAGATCATTCTAATCTTAGC AACTCGCTCCCTGATCAGCTGCTGGCATCAGACAGTGAAGGAGCCAGCTCAGGGTTTGCTCCTCCACCTTTCCCGCCAGTCAGACCTCCAATGATGCCTATGGATCCCCGAGGACCCTTCATGAGACGAccccctttccctccccctccccctgctgGCATGTATGGACCACGTGAATGTTTTCCAGTACGAGACTTGGGGCTTCCACGCCCTCCGCTGCCAA TGAGAAATCCATTTCCCATGAGATCTTTTCCTCACTATCCACCTCAGCGACCTGAATTCTTGCCTCCATCCCTACctcctgaaaacagaattgaGTCACCTCAGTCAAATACGTCGGCCACAGAACAACCAGAACCACAGCAAGAGACTTGA